The following proteins are co-located in the Cryptosporidium parvum Iowa II chromosome 6, whole genome shotgun sequence genome:
- a CDS encoding multi-domain chromatin protein with WD40 repeats, bromodomain and PHD domain, giving the protein MEPYYICYILKEYGFDDVSNRVFEKFKSISKIPTKINYDGTETQISYEELTNGLQDNIFGFIKLLSSFIELCKFNKNNIVGTENLIFNQDSFLNTIQYLKNEVIGHSTFIENIKDICSRSTYLNLRSLKHGVSDKLMLSNMKYSHLLTNFCGRFILSNFIYAHQHIEDSEFGVGGEPASVYVIKRDKTGSVLISGGDDGMIRLWNTFTGSLLASVRKHTGDIIDLDVNSCNALLASCCGKGQLLLTLVYGNDWVPMAIIENTDRLTFVRFAYSKHSIKLNNDDIFQESEMLISAGDNAIITVYKVSDLFIHGSLYHLALMKRREFPEVLLNSFQSIFKRYGSLSKSPGSFEREQSLFYKAPPVYKIDIFPLSPKAFDICLNPIANHGSSSDENLKNYVFFSVGASLQSLSSTEEIQINISGKNISNEVISIQKKNDMQGYSLVFMIPLEHSHSKSGINLINMPQKHNEHPDVSFANNSHDLVTASDDGTIIMWIFSNLSIYNQTNLYTYISDRINSDSYSKKKNNSIKKATEKSPTESLSDDDSDYVGSGSMDENSLLRRNPVRTSRFVVKDSSPNKENDKSIGTDSSSNFVQFIDSIQWSCDDSIILIAQSVTSKGMLRRTRNSTLVSCIECCISYFSRNYGERFLDVVLPGVCSRIACLIPHPVSPGIVLSLTYNGVIFVISNSKLNQLNDFKFKNNSNILFEHKNTKNPYLNGVWIKNGLSFVVSQKYGSFEIYDICNKGDLNQQVLNQTYRYSFPEQFFLNDFSEILRDDTFGWIDQNLRRPIYTIPRSVIVDRNKRMYPEDIQPPIPMFSSLGNKTSKNNTRNELLNSRIPFYPQLDKTLSTYKILNLNSEIYLEKAKKRSIYRKKMLEIDKNPLNGSPTVSNNSNAFQSRNTISNINEELTWVSSQTNNDETSSVEAQSYSSDFSNDEDFDINNSSTTNTNRRLRMISRRSPSISDTGSSSSSDDSSLGENDYDSDLTSEDSLYNEIRGSKSITRSRRKIKNRLINVQDSDSEVVPEIEFRYYAFSNLDTIWMPDSEEQEVNNLLVCKLCKKSSTTVIGYKYLIKSEIEFNSHNIRPILHGVNGSIDLGPLIGPFDYFYSTHRPERNAKFIQENDNFGEGSFYLHSRCLITIPFLQWELINDQVYTNLFDIMRRVYNPSQGTPPLPKDGLSSTFFDSKIVKFPKLIGTCSYCHDYGASILCQGNRCNRQFHYHCTALAYHSFPESVNSSFISPRESNMYWCDIMQFYLFFCPKCIYLKQSNVPYCPKRENMINNTGHNHCNRSWLLADEVSAGYVPQVNDYLYFFPNAYICSGLDDIFFKNMLEIATENKRLPRRSNRKFEFIKCKLINISYAFPSDTEHSIKAILTFLTELTSGKHVYWQIRCAPNDGPDYLVLEDEVEKGIHNLEHRLRVGQENHIFIDNQWHEILIRNIKQNFIWESIEVTWKQEESNNNSLMVSPWEIYETVPDKKSLPNNLEASNDLIKIFCWMTTQNGQNNPLSVVEFFKYPIPFFSKKNISKNGFSNQEWVMHYWKEIPLPFSFTSIINRIRNNYYRRLESLVFDIFLVRSNCEHFNINNNNLVQGIRSIEYELLRLIFSKRLPRYIIQTNTNILLQEIGLEDRIKVIDSSNIDSDEEIINRIGKRTRRRL; this is encoded by the coding sequence ATGGAGCCATATTATATTTGTTATATCCTAAAAGAATATGGTTTTGACGATGTTTCAAACAGAGTTTTTGAAAAGTTTAAATCAATTTCGAAAATACCTactaaaataaattatgaTGGCACTGAAACACAAATATCATATGAAGAACTAACAAATGGGCTTcaagataatatttttgggTTTATCAAGTTactttcttcatttatCGAGTTGtgtaaatttaataagaataatataGTAGGAACagagaatttaatttttaatcaagatagttttttaaataccattcaatatttgaagaatgAAGTGATTGGCCACTCAACTTtcattgaaaatattaaagatatcTGTTCTAGATCAACTTATCTAAATTTGAGGAGCTTAAAACATGGCGTTAGTGACAAATTAATGCTTTCGAATATGAAATATTCTCATCTTCTAACTAACTTTTGTGGCAGGTTTATCCTAtcaaattttatatatgCTCATCAACATATTGAAGACTCTGAATTTGGAGTAGGAGGAGAACCGGCAAGCGTATATGTTATTAAAAGAGATAAAACAGGAAGTGTATTAATATCTGGAGGCGATGATGGAATGATTAGACTCTGGAACACATTTACGGGAAGTCTTTTAGCTTCTGTAAGGAAGCACACTGGGGATATAATCGACCTTGATGTTAACTCTTGCAATGCTTTATTAGCATCTTGTTGTGGTAAGGGCCAACTCTTGTTAACTTTGGTATATGGAAATGATTGGGTTCCAATGgcaattattgaaaatacaGACAGATTGACATTTGTTAGATTTGCATATTCAAAACATAGCATTAAGCTgaataatgatgatataTTTCAAGAGTCTGAAATGTTAATTTCTGCAGGTGATAATGCAATCATAACAGTTTATAAGGTTTCTGATCTTTTTATCCATGGATCTTTGTACCATTTAGCTTTAATGAAACGAAGAGAATTTCCAGAAGTTCTACTAAATAGTTTCCAAAGTATTTTTAAACGTTATGGAAGCTTATCTAAATCTCCAGGTTCATTTGAAAGAGAGCaatcattattttataaAGCCCCTCCAGTTTATAAGATTGATATATTTCCACTATCCCCAAAAGCATTTGATATTTGCTTAAATCCTATCGCTAACCATGGATCTTCATCCGATGAAAACCTTAAAAACTATGTCTTTTTTTCAGTTGGTGCCTCTTTACAGTCCTTGAGTTCAACAGAAGAAATACAAATTAACATTTctggaaaaaatatttcgAATGAAGTTATttcaatacaaaaaaaaaacgaTATGCAAGGATACTCATTAGTTTTCATGATTCCTTTAGAACATTCCCACTCTAAGAGTGGAATTAATTTGATCAATATGCCACAAAAGCACAACGAACATCCAGACGTTTCATTTGCAAATAATTCACATGATTTAGTTACTGCTTCTGATGATGGCACAATTATTATGTGGATATTTTCTAATCTAAGTATTTATAACCAGACAAATCTTTATACATATATTTCCGACCGAATAAACAGTGATTCATATTccaagaaaaagaataattcaataaaaaaagcTACTGAAAAATCTCCAACTGAAAGTCTATCAGATGATGACTCAGATTATGTAGGAAGCGGATCAATGGATGAGAATTCACTATTACGTAGGAATCCCGTAAGAACTTCAAGATTCGTTGTGAAAGATAGCTCAccaaataaagaaaatgacAAATCTATTGGAACTGATAGTTCCTCAAATTTCGTCCAATTTATAGATAGTATACAGTGGTCATGCGATGATTCGATCATTTTAATTGCTCAATCTGTGACATCTAAAGGAATGTTGAGAAGAACTAGAAACTCCACACTTGTAAGTTGCATTGAATGCTGcatttcttatttttcaaGAAATTATGGTGAAAGATTTCTAGATGTAGTTCTTCCAGGCGTCTGCTCACGAATTGCATGTCTAATTCCTCACCCAGTATCCCCTGGAATAGTTTTGTCGTTGACATATAATGGAGTTATTTTTGTAATATCCAACTCGAAACTTAACCAACtaaatgattttaaatttaaaaacaatTCAAATATCTTATTTGAAcataaaaatacaaaaaatccTTATTTAAATGGCGTTTGGATAAAAAATGGGTTGAGTTTCGTAGTTTCTCAAAAATACGGCTCTTTTGAGATTTATGATATATGCAATAAAGGAGATTTAAATCAGCAAGTTCTAAATCAGACATACAGATATTCCTTTCCTGAGCAATTTTTCTTAAACGACTTTTCAGAAATTCTAAGGGATGATACATTTGGATGGATAGATCAGAACTTAAGGAGACCGATATATACGATACCCAGATCAGTTATAGTTGAcagaaataaaagaatgTATCCAGAGGATATTCAACCTCCGATCCCAATGTTTTCTTCACTTGGAAATAAAACTTcgaaaaataatacaagaaatGAATTACTTAACAGCAGAATTCCATTTTATCCGCAGCTTGATAAAACTCTAAGCAcatataaaattttaaatttaaactctgaaatatatttagaaAAGGCTAAAAAAAGATCAATTTATAGAAAGAAAATGcttgaaattgataaaaatcCACTTAATGGCAGCCCTACAGTTTCAAACAACTCAAATGCATTTCAATCTAGAAATACaataagtaatattaatgaagaattgACGTGGGTTTCTTCCCAAACcaataatgatgaaacaAGCAGTGTAGAAGCTCAAAGTTATTCGAGTGACTTTTCAAATGATGAGGATTTTGATATAAATAACTCGAGTACTACTAATACAAATAGAAGGCTCAGAATGATTAGTAGGCGTTCTCCGTCGATTTCAGATACTGGAAGCTCTTCATCTTCCGATGATTCCAGCCTTGGCGAAAATGACTACGATTCCGATTTAACTTCGGAAGATTCTTTATATAATGAGATTAGAGGTTCAAAAAGTATTACGAGGTCTCGCCGTAAAATTAAGAATAGACTAATTAACGTTCAAGATTCCGACTCTGAAGTCGTACcagaaattgaattcaGATATTACGCATTTTCAAATCTCGATACAATTTGGATGCCGGATTCAGAAGAGCAAGAAGtcaataatttattagtttGCAAACTATGTAAGAAATCAAGCACGACAGTTATTGgctataaatatttaattaaatctgAGATTGAGTTTAATAGCCACAATATCAGGCCAATTCTTCATGGAGTAAATGGATCCATTGATCTGGGGCCATTAATCGGACcatttgattatttttatagTACGCATAGACCAGAGAGAAATgcaaaatttattcaagaaaatgataacTTTGGCGAAGGTAGTTTTTACTTACATTCAAGATGCCTAATTACAATTCCTTTTCTTCAATGGGAGCTCATTAATGATCAAGTTTACACAAATTTATTCGATATCATGAGAAGAGTTTATAATCCTTCTCAAGGAACTCCACCTCTCCCAAAAGATGGTTTATCATCAACATTTTTTGATTCGAAAATTGTTAAATTTCCAAAGCTTATTGGAACATGCAGCTACTGCCACGATTATGGCGCATCTATTCTCTGTCAGGGTAATAGATGCAATCgtcaatttcattatcattGCACAGCGCTAGCATATCATTCTTTTCCAGAATCAGTAAACTCAAGTTTTATATCTCCTCGCGAGTCAAACATGTATTGGTGTGATATTATGCAATtttacttatttttttgcCCTAAATGCATTTATCTCAAGCAATCAAATGTTCCATATTGTCCAAAGAGAGAAAATATGATAAATAATACTGGGCACAATCATTGTAATAGATCTTGGCTATTAGCGGATGAAGTTTCAGCAGGATATGTACCTCAAGTAAATGACTacctttattttttcccAAATGCTTATATTTGCTCAGGACTTGATgatatattctttaaaaatatgCTAGAAATTGCTACTGAAAATAAAAGGCTACCCAGAAGGTCAAATAggaaatttgaatttataaagtgcaaattaattaatatttcctATGCATTTCCAAGTGATACAGAACATTCTATTAAGGCTATACTAACGTTTTTAACGGAATTGACTTCAGGAAAACATGTTTATTGGCAAATAAGATGCGCTCCGAATGATGGACCTGATTACTTGGTTTTAGAAGACGAGGTTGAAAAGGGAATACATAATTTAGAACACAGACTAAGGGTTGGACAAGAAAAtcatatatttattgataatcAATGGCACGAAATATTgataagaaatattaagcaaaattttatttgggAATCCATTGAAGTCACTTGGAAGCAGGAAGAAAGTAACAATAACTCTTTAATGGTCAGTCCATGGGAAATTTATGAAACTGTACCTGACAAAAAGTCTCTCCCAAACAATTTGGAGGCGAGCAATGatctaataaaaattttttgttgGATGACAACTCAAAATGGGCAAAATAATCCATTGTCAGTAgttgaattctttaaatatcCAATTCcctttttttcaaaaaaaaatatatcaaaaaatGGATTTTCAAATCAGGAATGGGTAATGCACTATTGGAAAGAAATTCCTCTTCCATTTAGTTTCacttcaataataaatagaattcgaaataattattacaGAAGGTTAGAGAGTTTAgtatttgatatatttttagTGAGGTCAAATTGCGAGCacttcaatattaataataataatttagtTCAAGGTATTCGTTCGATTGAATATGAACTACTCAGATTAATCTTCAGTAAAAGATTACCGAgatatattattcaaacaaatacaaatatCCTACTCCAAGAAATTGGCCTTGAAGATAGAATAAAAGTTATTGATTCTAGTAATATCGATTCtgatgaagaaataattaacaGGATAGGAAAAAGAACGCGTAGAAGActataa